One genomic window of Roseateles sp. DAIF2 includes the following:
- a CDS encoding sensor histidine kinase: MFDEAQSRRLAEAALRSITLSTSRVQGEAFFRVLVRDLAAALDVAYVIAGRLVTMEEDGSEGIQTLAVWGGADWLPNLAYSLKGTPCSNVAEQSMCFYPCGVQQAYPDDLLLGEMGAQSYVGTPMVGTTGQSLGILVALDKREIDADKHLLALSLLSIFAARGAAELQHQDRAAELEREVHARTEELRLATTALVEREKLAALGGLVAGVAHEVNTPIGIAVTAASGMEEFARELSRKLDGDKVSRSELQQLARRLQSAATLVGSNLARAAALVGGFKTLAVDQGSESAQQLDLPDYLRAIVQAHQPVLKSAQVQVQLTLPDELRLRLVGGLLSQILSNLLLNAITHAFDEAQTDRRIAIGLCELGETLELRVRDNGRGVPAEIRPRLFEPFFTTKRDAGGSGLGLHIVQTLVQRLGGTVRLDEAAGPGLGFIIRLPRETPHF; this comes from the coding sequence TTGTTCGACGAAGCGCAGAGTCGGCGCCTGGCCGAAGCGGCGCTGCGCTCGATCACCCTCTCCACCTCGCGGGTGCAGGGCGAGGCCTTTTTCCGCGTGCTGGTGCGCGACCTGGCCGCGGCGCTGGACGTGGCCTATGTGATCGCCGGCCGGCTGGTGACGATGGAGGAGGACGGCAGCGAGGGCATCCAGACCCTGGCGGTCTGGGGCGGCGCGGACTGGCTGCCCAACCTCGCCTATTCGCTCAAGGGCACGCCCTGCAGCAATGTTGCCGAGCAGAGCATGTGCTTCTACCCCTGCGGCGTGCAGCAGGCCTATCCGGACGACCTGCTGCTGGGCGAGATGGGCGCGCAGAGCTATGTCGGCACGCCGATGGTCGGCACCACCGGCCAGAGCCTGGGCATCCTGGTCGCGCTGGACAAGCGCGAGATCGATGCGGACAAGCATCTGCTGGCGCTGTCGCTGCTGTCGATCTTCGCGGCGCGCGGCGCGGCCGAGCTGCAGCACCAGGACCGCGCGGCCGAGCTGGAGCGCGAGGTGCATGCCCGCACCGAGGAGCTGCGCCTGGCCACCACCGCCCTGGTCGAGCGCGAGAAGCTGGCCGCGCTGGGCGGACTGGTGGCCGGCGTCGCGCATGAGGTCAACACGCCGATCGGCATCGCGGTGACCGCGGCCTCCGGCATGGAGGAGTTCGCCCGCGAGCTCTCGCGCAAGCTGGACGGCGACAAGGTCAGCCGCAGCGAGCTGCAGCAGCTGGCGCGGCGTCTGCAGAGCGCGGCCACCCTGGTCGGCAGCAATCTGGCGCGCGCCGCGGCCCTGGTCGGCGGCTTCAAGACCCTGGCGGTGGACCAGGGCAGCGAGAGCGCGCAGCAGCTGGACCTGCCGGACTATTTGCGCGCCATCGTCCAGGCCCACCAGCCGGTGCTGAAGAGCGCGCAGGTGCAGGTGCAGCTGACCCTGCCGGACGAGCTGCGCCTGCGCCTGGTCGGCGGCCTGCTGTCGCAGATCCTCTCCAACCTGCTGCTGAATGCGATCACCCATGCCTTCGACGAGGCGCAGACGGACCGCCGCATCGCGATCGGCCTGTGCGAGCTGGGCGAGACCCTGGAGCTGCGGGTGCGCGACAACGGCCGCGGCGTGCCGGCCGAGATCCGGCCGCGCCTGTTCGAGCCCTTCTTCACGACCAAGCGCGACGCCGGCGGCTCCGGCCTGGGCCTGCACATCGTGCAGACCCTGGTGCAGCGCCTGGGCGGCACGGTGCGGCTGGACGAGGCGGCCGGGCCGGGCCTGGGC